One region of Salinibacterium sp. TMP30 genomic DNA includes:
- the glmU gene encoding bifunctional UDP-N-acetylglucosamine diphosphorylase/glucosamine-1-phosphate N-acetyltransferase GlmU, which produces MTEHKLAVIVLAAGQGTRMKSAKPKVLHRLAGRELIGHVVAAARELNPDHVIAVVRHQRDEVVETLSELMPDILIVDQDDVPGTGRAVEVAVDALPADFEGDVVVVSGDVPLLDSATLALLLAQHRAQSAAATVLSAILDDATGYGRVVRGADGGLDRIVEQKDATADEIAITEINSGTYVFQVGPLREQLVRITTDNAQAEKYITDVVGLLRGVGAIVSAMPVTDGWMVAGVNDRVQLAEAARRMNELIVQKWQRAGVTIEDPVTTWIDADVTLNPDVEILPGTQLKGATLVQSGAIIGPDTTLVDCEVGENAVVKRTDATLSVIGAGASVGPFAYLRPNTKLGVGGKIGTFVETKNSTIGEGSKVPHLSYIGDTEVGEQSNIGAGTITANYDGVNKSRTVVGSHVRSGSHNVFVAPVRIADGAYTGAGSVIRKDVPAGSLGITVAPQRNISGWVETNRAGTAAAQAAKAASDDSDA; this is translated from the coding sequence ATGACCGAACACAAACTCGCCGTCATTGTTCTCGCCGCTGGCCAAGGCACCCGCATGAAGTCTGCCAAGCCCAAAGTTTTGCACCGCCTCGCCGGTCGCGAACTTATCGGGCACGTGGTGGCCGCTGCGCGCGAACTGAACCCTGACCACGTGATCGCTGTTGTGCGACACCAGCGCGACGAAGTTGTTGAGACGTTGTCTGAGCTCATGCCCGACATCCTCATCGTTGATCAAGATGACGTTCCCGGCACCGGTCGTGCCGTAGAAGTTGCCGTTGATGCGCTGCCCGCCGACTTTGAGGGGGATGTCGTGGTCGTCAGCGGTGACGTGCCGCTACTTGACTCTGCAACTCTTGCGTTGCTCCTCGCTCAGCACCGCGCGCAGTCCGCCGCCGCCACCGTGCTCTCAGCGATCCTCGATGACGCCACCGGCTATGGCCGCGTCGTGCGCGGTGCCGATGGTGGCCTCGACCGCATTGTCGAACAGAAAGATGCCACTGCCGACGAGATCGCGATCACCGAGATCAACTCGGGCACTTACGTTTTTCAGGTTGGCCCGCTACGCGAACAACTTGTGCGCATCACGACCGACAACGCCCAGGCCGAGAAATATATCACCGACGTTGTTGGTCTGCTTCGTGGGGTTGGAGCTATTGTTTCCGCCATGCCCGTCACCGACGGATGGATGGTCGCCGGCGTCAACGACCGCGTACAACTGGCAGAAGCTGCCCGCCGCATGAACGAACTTATCGTGCAGAAATGGCAACGTGCTGGCGTCACCATCGAAGACCCGGTAACAACCTGGATCGACGCCGACGTGACCCTCAACCCCGACGTAGAAATTCTGCCCGGCACCCAACTCAAGGGAGCAACGCTCGTGCAGTCCGGCGCCATCATCGGGCCAGACACCACCCTCGTTGACTGTGAAGTTGGCGAGAATGCTGTTGTCAAACGCACCGACGCCACGCTCAGTGTGATCGGTGCTGGGGCATCCGTCGGGCCGTTCGCTTACCTTCGCCCGAACACCAAACTCGGCGTTGGTGGCAAGATCGGCACTTTCGTGGAGACCAAAAACTCCACCATTGGTGAGGGCAGCAAGGTGCCACACCTGAGTTACATCGGTGACACCGAGGTGGGGGAGCAATCCAACATCGGTGCCGGAACTATCACCGCAAACTACGACGGGGTGAACAAAAGCCGAACGGTAGTTGGCTCCCACGTGAGAAGTGGGTCGCACAACGTCTTCGTCGCTCCGGTTAGGATTGCTGACGGAGCGTACACCGGCGCCGGTTCGGTCATCCGAAAGGATGTTCCGGCAGGGTCATTGGGCATCACTGTCGCTCCACAGCGCAACATCAGTGGCTGGGTTGAAACCAATCGAGCGGGAACTGCAGCGGCTCAGGCAGCCAAAGCAGCCAGCGACGATTCTGACGCCTAA
- a CDS encoding ribose-phosphate diphosphokinase encodes MASIKISGQKRLVLVSGRAHPQLALDIAEELGSDLVPTDARTFANGEIYARYDESVRGCDAFVIQSHTEPINEWLMEQLIMVDALKRASAKRITVVSPFYPYARQDKKGRGREPISARLVADLYKAAGADRIMSVDLHAAQIQGFFDGPVDHLFAMPVLLEHFRKQLDPSTLTVVSPDMGRVRVADIWSQKLGAPLAIIHKRRDPLIPNQVTVHDIVGDVDGRVCLIVDDMIDTGGTIVKAAEALKRSGALKVVVAATHAIFSDPAPTILQSDFIDSVVVTDTLPIPEHKRFPTLTIIPIAPLLARAIHEVFDDGSVTSMFDGAA; translated from the coding sequence GTGGCCAGCATCAAGATTTCCGGTCAGAAGCGACTCGTGCTTGTCTCCGGACGAGCTCACCCTCAGCTTGCCCTTGACATTGCTGAGGAGCTCGGCAGCGACCTCGTCCCCACCGACGCACGCACCTTCGCGAACGGTGAAATCTACGCCCGCTACGACGAAAGTGTTCGCGGCTGTGACGCCTTCGTCATCCAGTCTCACACTGAGCCCATCAATGAGTGGCTCATGGAACAACTGATCATGGTGGATGCCCTCAAGCGGGCCTCTGCGAAGCGCATCACCGTTGTCTCGCCCTTCTATCCATACGCTCGTCAAGACAAGAAGGGCCGCGGTCGCGAGCCGATCAGCGCCCGCCTCGTCGCCGACCTCTACAAGGCTGCAGGCGCCGACCGAATCATGAGCGTCGATCTGCACGCCGCCCAGATTCAGGGGTTCTTTGACGGCCCCGTCGACCACCTTTTCGCTATGCCGGTGCTTCTTGAGCACTTCCGCAAGCAGCTTGACCCCTCAACGCTTACCGTTGTTAGCCCCGATATGGGCCGCGTGCGCGTCGCCGACATTTGGAGCCAAAAGCTTGGTGCGCCACTGGCCATCATCCACAAGCGTCGAGATCCCCTCATACCCAACCAGGTCACCGTGCACGATATTGTCGGTGACGTTGATGGTCGGGTCTGCCTCATCGTTGACGACATGATCGACACCGGTGGCACCATCGTGAAGGCTGCCGAAGCGCTCAAGCGTTCAGGTGCACTCAAGGTCGTCGTTGCCGCAACGCACGCGATCTTCTCCGATCCGGCGCCCACAATCTTGCAGAGCGACTTCATTGACTCCGTCGTTGTCACCGACACTTTGCCGATTCCTGAGCACAAGCGGTTTCCCACGCTCACGATCATTCCGATTGCACCATTGTTGGCTCGAGCCATCCACGAAGTCTTCGACGACGGCTCGGTTACGTCAATGTTCGACGGAGCAGCCTAA
- a CDS encoding long-chain-fatty-acid--CoA ligase, which translates to MTVLSDRPWLANYADGVPDEIPLPEGSLYDLVAASIAEYPSGVALEFFGRETTYAELGAQIDRAAEGLRLLGVQKGDTVALVLPNCPQHIVAFYAVLRLGAVVVEHNPLYTPRELRHQFEDHGARVVIAWNNVVATLQDFPADVAVETIISVDVTHSMPFLTRALLRLPIAKARESRSALTTNVRGTITWEELQKSDPIDAHIARPEADDLALIQYTSGTTGYPKGVMLTHLNLSTNAAQARAWVPAVPRGTAVVFAVLPMFHAYGLTLCLTFAMSMGARLVLFPKFDPELVLAVIKKRPATFLPAVPPIYQRLTAAADAAGVSLKGIEIAISGAMPLSASVVEPWEERTGGTLVEGYGLSETSPILIANPVGPTRRAGTVGLPLPNTEIRVVDPENPSVDRDPGQEGELIARGPQVFSGYWGKPEETTEVFVPATDDGNDWFRTGDIVTVDSDGFVSVVDRIKELIITGGFNVAPSEVEEALRQHASIADAAVVGLPSEHNGENVVAAVVLAEGATLDEKAVRDFVRSTLAAYKVPKSIVSVEELPKSLIGKVLRRQVQEQLLAAR; encoded by the coding sequence ATGACTGTGTTGTCCGACCGCCCCTGGCTCGCGAACTACGCCGACGGCGTCCCCGACGAAATTCCGCTGCCCGAAGGATCCCTATACGATCTGGTCGCAGCATCCATCGCTGAATACCCGAGCGGTGTCGCGCTCGAATTCTTCGGTAGAGAAACCACCTACGCCGAGCTCGGTGCACAGATTGATCGTGCGGCAGAAGGCCTCCGCCTGCTTGGCGTGCAAAAGGGAGACACGGTGGCGCTTGTTCTGCCCAACTGCCCGCAGCACATCGTCGCGTTCTATGCAGTGTTGCGGCTCGGCGCGGTAGTCGTCGAGCACAACCCGCTCTATACGCCACGCGAGCTTCGACACCAGTTCGAAGACCACGGGGCAAGGGTGGTGATTGCCTGGAATAACGTCGTTGCCACGCTGCAAGATTTCCCGGCAGATGTCGCGGTCGAAACCATCATTTCGGTCGACGTCACCCATTCCATGCCATTTCTCACGAGAGCGCTCTTGCGGCTGCCGATCGCGAAGGCGCGTGAGTCGCGCAGCGCGCTCACGACGAACGTGCGCGGCACGATCACCTGGGAAGAGCTGCAGAAGTCTGACCCGATCGATGCGCACATCGCGAGGCCAGAAGCCGACGACCTCGCGCTCATTCAGTACACGAGTGGCACTACGGGGTACCCGAAGGGTGTGATGCTCACCCACCTGAACCTTTCGACCAATGCCGCGCAAGCCCGCGCGTGGGTGCCCGCGGTGCCTCGAGGCACCGCCGTCGTCTTTGCGGTCCTCCCCATGTTTCACGCCTACGGACTCACCCTGTGCTTGACGTTCGCAATGAGCATGGGGGCGCGTCTCGTGCTCTTTCCCAAGTTCGACCCCGAACTCGTGCTCGCCGTGATTAAGAAACGCCCCGCGACATTTTTGCCTGCAGTGCCGCCGATCTACCAGCGGCTCACCGCGGCAGCAGATGCAGCGGGTGTGTCGCTGAAAGGTATTGAGATCGCTATCTCCGGCGCGATGCCACTCTCGGCTTCTGTCGTTGAGCCATGGGAGGAACGCACCGGGGGAACTCTCGTTGAGGGCTATGGACTGTCGGAGACGAGCCCCATTCTGATCGCCAATCCCGTGGGCCCCACCCGCCGTGCGGGTACTGTCGGGTTACCGCTTCCCAACACAGAGATTCGTGTCGTCGACCCTGAGAACCCATCCGTCGACCGAGATCCGGGCCAGGAGGGCGAGCTCATCGCTCGCGGCCCGCAAGTTTTCTCCGGATACTGGGGCAAACCCGAAGAGACAACCGAAGTGTTTGTGCCGGCTACCGATGACGGCAACGACTGGTTCCGCACGGGCGACATCGTCACGGTCGACTCTGACGGTTTCGTGAGTGTCGTCGACCGCATCAAAGAACTCATCATCACGGGCGGCTTCAATGTTGCTCCGAGCGAGGTCGAAGAGGCTCTACGCCAGCATGCGTCTATTGCGGATGCCGCCGTCGTTGGACTACCGAGCGAGCACAACGGTGAAAACGTCGTTGCCGCGGTTGTGCTGGCTGAGGGAGCGACTCTCGACGAGAAAGCTGTGCGTGACTTCGTCCGTTCCACTCTCGCGGCCTACAAAGTACCGAAGAGCATAGTCAGCGTCGAGGAATTGCCCAAGTCACTGATCGGCAAGGTACTGCGTCGGCAGGTTCAAGAACAGTTGCTCGCCGCACGTTAG
- a CDS encoding DNA polymerase III subunit epsilon gives MKFLVAELERTSPWFASDFVSVCTMQLARDYLPGAGRALADCCAALDIQLDGAHRASADAFATAQLLAAYLHSGDEHEPWQVHLDLALQYSWPAAGAERREWMPRPPHSEFTAASFLQRITEKMPEYVGSTECLDYLALLDRCLLDRHFSVHESRELVALAEDLGISRTTCESLHVEYFAQLVNTAWDDGILTDDETVDLVRVGDLLDLPTSTISAALESAAVGISTSKSGSVIEKNDPALSRGFALSPGDLIVLTGEMSRPRSEIAEALVGFGYIPWDSVTKRVRLLVAADPDSLSGKARKARDYGIPVVDEAGLARLLSL, from the coding sequence GTGAAATTTCTTGTCGCGGAGCTTGAGCGAACTTCCCCGTGGTTCGCGTCAGATTTTGTCAGTGTGTGCACGATGCAGCTAGCGCGCGACTACTTGCCCGGTGCGGGTCGTGCTTTGGCCGACTGCTGCGCGGCGCTCGATATTCAGCTCGACGGTGCCCACCGCGCGTCCGCTGATGCGTTCGCGACAGCCCAGCTGCTGGCCGCCTACCTTCACTCCGGCGATGAGCATGAGCCGTGGCAGGTGCACCTTGACTTGGCGCTCCAGTACTCATGGCCTGCCGCTGGTGCTGAGCGCAGAGAATGGATGCCGCGGCCACCGCACTCAGAATTTACGGCCGCGTCGTTTCTTCAGCGCATCACTGAAAAGATGCCCGAGTACGTAGGGTCAACTGAGTGCCTCGACTATCTTGCGCTGCTCGATCGCTGTTTGTTAGATCGCCACTTTTCGGTACACGAATCGCGCGAACTGGTCGCTCTGGCAGAAGACCTCGGCATCAGCAGGACCACCTGTGAATCGCTTCATGTCGAGTACTTCGCTCAGCTCGTGAACACCGCGTGGGATGACGGGATTCTGACGGATGACGAAACTGTCGACCTTGTTCGTGTTGGTGACCTGCTTGACCTTCCGACTAGCACTATTTCGGCTGCGCTTGAGAGCGCGGCTGTGGGAATATCGACGTCAAAATCTGGTTCGGTGATTGAAAAGAACGACCCCGCTCTGAGTCGGGGGTTCGCGCTGAGTCCGGGTGATCTTATTGTGCTCACTGGAGAGATGAGCCGCCCACGCAGCGAGATTGCTGAAGCCCTTGTTGGCTTCGGCTACATTCCGTGGGATTCGGTCACTAAGAGAGTTCGATTGCTGGTCGCTGCCGACCCAGATTCGCTTTCAGGCAAGGCCCGAAAGGCCCGCGACTATGGAATTCCGGTAGTGGATGAGGCTGGTCTGGCGCGCCTGCTGAGCTTGTAG
- a CDS encoding cytosine permease, whose translation MIWLAANLVVTTLLTGTLFVPEVQYGLVLVLIVGATVLGGAVLVLIGAIGTRTGLPTMALARGPFGTRGSLLTVAVNIMILMGWSWVQAMLAGISLDYIVSSFTGVSNPVVFAVVCQTIVVILAIFGHSNVARVEPWFAAVILGIAAYIFVVAFTTFTPAEFAAIPTPAEPYYSPSLVFDVVLATAISWTVLSADFNRFAKTTRAGVIGSGIGYTLSTIIAMTLGATAIGYVVLRGGEAVAFDPVTIIEPFGPLFAVAIFLSVMATNTMVVYGMVTTVVNSLPGRRIRFLPTAIILGVISIIGATFFGLLDQFTVFLVTIGALFAPVFAIMIVDYYLIRRGSYDRDILSSKPGRYWYTGGVNLIAVGSWAVGATVAYLYTYVWPLPFSATLLAFVVTAVLYFVLSLSRRSKDGFAPAINLADASDAR comes from the coding sequence ATGATCTGGCTCGCAGCAAACCTCGTCGTAACCACGCTCCTCACCGGAACACTCTTCGTTCCCGAAGTGCAATACGGACTTGTGCTTGTGCTCATCGTGGGCGCGACGGTGCTTGGCGGAGCCGTACTCGTGCTCATCGGTGCAATCGGCACGCGAACCGGACTACCGACAATGGCGCTCGCACGTGGCCCGTTCGGTACGCGCGGGAGCCTGCTTACGGTCGCAGTGAACATCATGATCTTGATGGGTTGGAGCTGGGTCCAGGCGATGCTCGCCGGCATTTCCCTTGACTACATTGTCTCGTCGTTCACTGGCGTCTCGAACCCGGTCGTATTCGCGGTCGTCTGCCAGACAATCGTGGTCATCCTAGCGATCTTCGGCCACAGCAACGTTGCTCGGGTTGAGCCGTGGTTCGCGGCCGTCATCCTCGGAATCGCGGCCTACATCTTCGTCGTCGCGTTCACCACGTTTACGCCCGCAGAATTCGCGGCCATCCCGACGCCCGCCGAACCCTACTACTCGCCCAGCTTGGTCTTTGATGTCGTACTGGCAACCGCGATCTCGTGGACGGTGCTTTCGGCCGACTTCAACCGTTTCGCCAAGACAACCCGCGCCGGCGTGATCGGCTCGGGAATCGGTTACACCCTCTCCACCATCATCGCGATGACGCTTGGTGCCACTGCGATCGGTTACGTCGTGCTGCGAGGTGGCGAGGCGGTCGCCTTCGATCCGGTGACCATCATCGAGCCCTTCGGACCCCTGTTCGCAGTCGCGATCTTCCTGTCGGTCATGGCGACGAACACAATGGTCGTCTATGGCATGGTGACCACGGTTGTGAATTCGCTGCCAGGCCGACGGATCCGGTTCCTTCCGACGGCAATCATACTCGGCGTCATCTCGATCATTGGGGCGACGTTCTTCGGTCTCCTCGACCAGTTCACGGTGTTCCTTGTGACGATCGGGGCGCTCTTTGCTCCGGTCTTTGCAATCATGATCGTCGACTACTACCTGATCAGACGCGGATCGTACGACCGAGACATTCTCTCATCTAAGCCGGGTCGCTACTGGTACACCGGTGGTGTCAACTTGATCGCGGTCGGCTCGTGGGCTGTCGGCGCGACGGTCGCATACCTCTACACGTACGTGTGGCCGCTGCCTTTCAGCGCAACTCTGCTGGCGTTCGTCGTGACTGCTGTGCTCTACTTTGTGCTCTCACTTAGTCGGCGGTCAAAGGACGGATTCGCACCCGCCATCAACCTCGCGGATGCCTCCGATGCGCGCTAA
- a CDS encoding cyclase family protein, which produces MRANPVEGAERHNLRDLSHPINDGMSAYPGDPEVHIAPALTLDADGVAVTRIDMGSHTGTHIDAPSHTIAGGRTMTDVGLEELVGDAIVLRVTGLSEGETYNWDALEAHGELPAKLPPIVIIDTGWSRWFLDDRRTRHPALSPDAARELMARGMRVLAVDTLSPDPTGSDSEAFPVHDVVLGSDGLIVENIRGLEDLPSRFQVGFFPLRLGGDGAPVRAVAFLDAD; this is translated from the coding sequence ATGCGCGCTAATCCTGTCGAGGGAGCCGAACGGCACAACCTTCGCGACCTGAGTCATCCGATCAACGATGGGATGTCTGCATATCCGGGTGATCCCGAAGTGCACATCGCGCCCGCTCTCACGCTCGATGCTGATGGCGTTGCCGTTACCAGGATTGATATGGGCTCTCACACCGGAACGCATATCGACGCGCCCTCTCACACGATCGCGGGTGGGCGGACGATGACTGATGTTGGGCTAGAAGAGCTAGTCGGAGACGCAATCGTGCTGCGCGTCACTGGCCTCTCCGAGGGAGAAACTTACAACTGGGACGCACTCGAGGCGCACGGCGAACTACCTGCCAAACTCCCGCCGATCGTGATTATTGACACAGGCTGGTCACGCTGGTTCCTCGACGATCGACGCACGCGACACCCGGCATTGTCTCCCGATGCCGCGCGCGAGCTAATGGCGCGAGGCATGCGCGTGCTGGCCGTCGATACCTTAAGCCCCGACCCAACGGGCTCAGACTCCGAAGCCTTTCCCGTGCACGACGTCGTTCTAGGAAGTGACGGCCTCATTGTCGAGAACATCCGCGGGCTAGAGGATCTGCCGTCACGGTTCCAGGTCGGATTCTTCCCACTGCGACTCGGCGGAGACGGAGCCCCCGTGCGGGCAGTAGCGTTTCTCGACGCTGACTGA
- a CDS encoding DNA repair helicase XPB — translation MNAAPDGPLIVQSDRTVLLEVAHPLAEDARHDLAVFAELERAPEHIHTYRITRLGLWNARAAGHDADAMLQTLEKYSKFPIPQSVSVDIAETVGRYGRLVINRDDDGALTLTATDPAVLREITRGKKVASLLFERRGEHTFVVQPWARGQLKQELLKLGWPAEDNAGYTPGTPHEMDLDAQGWGLREYQQHAIDNFFHHGSGVVVLPCGAGKTLVGLGAMAQSKTTTLILVTNTVSARQWRSEILKRTTLTEDEVGEYSGQTKEIRAVTIATYQILTAKRKGEYAHLSLLDALDWGLVIYDEVHLLPAPVFKLTADLQARRRLGLTATLVREDGREGDVFSLIGPKRFDAPWKEIEAQGFISPASCFEVRVDLPENQRLEYAASADDERFRLAATAPAKTEVVRALVKKHAGERILVIGQYLDQIDELAEQLNAPKLTGATPVVERERLYQEFREGITNLLVVSKVANFSVDLPEATVAIQVSGSFGSRQEEAQRLGRLLRPKESGLPANFYTLVARDTVDQDFAQNRQRFLAEQGYSYTILDAAELI, via the coding sequence ATGAACGCAGCACCCGACGGACCTCTGATCGTGCAGTCTGACCGCACGGTTCTGCTTGAGGTCGCGCACCCCCTCGCAGAAGACGCACGCCATGATTTGGCCGTGTTTGCCGAGTTGGAGCGCGCCCCCGAACATATTCACACCTACCGCATCACCAGGTTGGGGCTCTGGAATGCTCGCGCTGCTGGCCACGATGCCGACGCAATGTTGCAGACGCTCGAAAAGTATTCGAAGTTTCCTATCCCGCAGAGCGTCAGCGTTGACATTGCAGAAACCGTTGGTCGCTATGGGCGACTCGTCATCAACCGTGATGACGATGGCGCACTCACGCTCACAGCGACCGATCCCGCTGTTTTGCGCGAAATTACGCGCGGCAAGAAGGTAGCGAGTCTGCTGTTCGAGCGTCGCGGCGAGCACACTTTTGTTGTACAGCCGTGGGCTCGTGGTCAACTCAAGCAAGAATTGCTGAAGTTGGGTTGGCCTGCCGAAGATAACGCCGGCTACACACCAGGCACGCCCCATGAGATGGATTTGGATGCTCAGGGTTGGGGTTTGCGTGAGTACCAGCAGCACGCGATCGACAACTTTTTCCATCACGGCTCCGGCGTTGTCGTGTTGCCCTGTGGTGCTGGCAAAACTCTCGTCGGTTTAGGCGCGATGGCCCAAAGCAAGACCACAACCTTGATTTTGGTAACAAATACAGTGTCGGCGCGTCAGTGGCGTTCCGAGATTCTGAAACGCACCACTCTCACTGAAGACGAGGTGGGCGAATATTCGGGGCAGACGAAAGAGATTCGCGCGGTCACTATCGCGACCTATCAAATCCTGACGGCCAAACGAAAAGGCGAATACGCCCACTTGTCACTTTTGGATGCTCTCGACTGGGGCCTCGTCATTTATGACGAGGTTCACTTGCTGCCCGCCCCTGTCTTCAAGCTGACCGCCGACTTGCAGGCCCGACGCCGCCTCGGCCTCACCGCAACACTCGTGCGCGAAGATGGACGCGAGGGCGATGTGTTCTCCCTCATTGGCCCCAAGCGTTTCGACGCACCGTGGAAAGAGATTGAGGCGCAAGGCTTTATCTCTCCCGCAAGCTGCTTCGAGGTGCGCGTTGATTTGCCGGAGAACCAGAGGCTCGAATATGCAGCATCCGCTGACGACGAACGTTTTCGGCTTGCCGCAACTGCACCAGCCAAAACCGAGGTTGTGCGTGCACTGGTAAAGAAGCATGCTGGCGAGCGCATACTCGTAATCGGGCAGTACCTCGATCAGATCGATGAACTTGCCGAGCAGCTGAATGCCCCCAAACTGACCGGGGCAACACCTGTCGTCGAACGAGAGCGGCTCTATCAAGAGTTCCGCGAAGGCATCACGAATTTGCTGGTGGTGTCGAAGGTCGCGAACTTCTCGGTTGATTTGCCCGAAGCAACCGTCGCCATCCAAGTCAGTGGGTCGTTTGGTTCACGCCAAGAGGAAGCCCAGCGTTTGGGCCGGTTGCTGCGCCCTAAGGAGAGTGGTCTTCCCGCCAACTTCTACACGCTTGTGGCGCGCGACACTGTCGACCAAGATTTCGCCCAAAACCGTCAGCGGTTCTTGGCCGAGCAGGGCTACAGCTACACGATTCTGGATGCCGCAGAACTGATCTAG
- a CDS encoding helicase-associated domain-containing protein, whose amino-acid sequence MATISDAALLLAAQLRALDDSQLLQLLRSRVVRSNSVSDFFDLADALQQTTSLERVLRTLDRPTLATLAVVADTNSLTAGDVASALGRFGSDPVAVQQRLDRLVEHALLIFRGGRYSAPDGVTDHLAGWPFDDLPTTGELLETAPPSTLTSVEPSERASLDRIAAENAFATTNEVTELLNQLRTTPVRDLARGGVSLPDSKRLAVSMSVRLDKVAGLVDIAERAGLVATTNAQWMPTADATAWMSRSADERWLHLAEAWYQGVPDDIRTILADRTHSFWGDGVEAYVGWLFPAGVDWMLEKLRRYSRDAQLLGVTAERLPSTAGVALLTRTPAEAAAAMAELFPKEVHHVYVQPDLTVISPGPLAPQLDARLRIIADVETRALASTYRISPSSLHHAMTLGETLEGMRAFLAEISLTGVPQPVEYLLTEAASRHGLVRVGLHGSVGSYVTSPDSVLLQSIAVDPNFSPFGLRHEPGRLVSRFGVEQLFWALSDARYPVAAEDGDGTILSLRRDQVSDATLHEPQDAQPEQLLAKLRDGQGGVTGDEDQAWLSRQIEVAIRNKLLLKVTVRMPNGREVLYTLEPSSVAAGRMRALDRGADIERTLPLSSITGVEATTER is encoded by the coding sequence ATGGCCACAATTAGCGACGCTGCTCTTCTGCTCGCGGCTCAACTGCGCGCATTAGACGATAGTCAACTCCTTCAGTTGTTGCGCTCGCGAGTTGTGCGCAGCAACTCCGTCAGCGATTTTTTTGATCTTGCGGATGCTCTGCAGCAGACCACATCACTTGAGCGCGTTCTGCGCACTCTTGACCGTCCCACCCTCGCGACTTTGGCCGTTGTTGCCGATACCAATTCGCTGACCGCTGGTGATGTTGCTTCCGCACTGGGCAGATTTGGCAGCGATCCTGTGGCCGTGCAGCAGCGACTTGACCGACTTGTGGAGCATGCGCTGCTGATTTTCCGCGGTGGTCGCTATAGCGCTCCTGATGGCGTGACCGACCATTTGGCGGGCTGGCCTTTCGATGACTTGCCCACCACGGGAGAGCTTCTCGAGACGGCTCCCCCATCAACGCTCACTTCGGTTGAGCCGTCTGAGCGCGCATCTCTCGACCGTATTGCGGCCGAAAACGCTTTCGCTACCACCAACGAAGTCACCGAGCTTCTCAACCAACTTCGCACCACTCCCGTGCGCGATCTCGCCCGGGGCGGAGTCTCACTGCCCGACTCCAAGCGGCTCGCGGTCTCGATGTCTGTGCGCCTCGATAAGGTCGCCGGACTCGTAGACATTGCGGAACGCGCCGGGCTTGTTGCAACCACGAATGCCCAATGGATGCCCACCGCCGATGCCACCGCGTGGATGTCGCGCTCCGCAGACGAACGCTGGCTGCACCTCGCTGAGGCCTGGTATCAGGGCGTACCCGATGACATCCGCACAATCTTGGCTGACCGCACCCACAGCTTCTGGGGCGACGGAGTCGAAGCGTATGTTGGGTGGCTGTTCCCCGCCGGTGTTGACTGGATGCTCGAAAAATTGCGGCGCTACAGCCGTGACGCGCAGTTGCTCGGAGTGACCGCAGAGAGACTACCGAGTACCGCAGGGGTTGCACTCCTTACACGCACACCGGCGGAAGCCGCTGCGGCGATGGCTGAGCTGTTCCCCAAGGAAGTGCACCACGTCTACGTGCAGCCCGACCTGACGGTGATTTCGCCTGGACCCTTGGCACCGCAACTGGATGCTCGCCTGCGCATCATCGCCGATGTTGAGACTCGCGCTCTGGCATCCACGTATCGAATATCGCCGTCGAGCTTGCATCACGCGATGACGCTCGGAGAAACGCTTGAGGGTATGCGAGCGTTCTTGGCAGAGATTTCGTTGACGGGCGTTCCGCAACCGGTCGAGTATCTGCTGACTGAAGCGGCCTCGCGACATGGGCTCGTGCGGGTTGGTTTGCATGGGTCGGTCGGCAGTTATGTCACGTCCCCTGATTCGGTGCTGCTTCAATCGATCGCCGTCGACCCCAACTTTTCACCGTTTGGGCTGCGTCACGAACCTGGTCGGCTGGTCTCACGGTTTGGGGTGGAGCAACTTTTTTGGGCTCTCAGCGATGCCCGCTACCCGGTTGCCGCAGAAGACGGCGATGGCACCATTTTATCGCTGCGGCGCGATCAGGTGAGCGACGCAACCCTGCATGAACCTCAGGATGCCCAACCAGAGCAGTTGCTGGCGAAACTGCGCGACGGCCAGGGTGGGGTTACTGGCGATGAGGATCAGGCGTGGCTGTCCCGGCAAATCGAGGTCGCTATTCGCAACAAACTGCTGCTGAAAGTGACCGTAAGAATGCCGAACGGTCGAGAGGTGTTGTACACCCTTGAACCGTCGAGTGTGGCAGCGGGGCGGATGCGCGCACTCGACCGTGGTGCGGACATCGAGCGCACTCTGCCGCTGTCGAGCATCACCGGGGTTGAGGCGACGACTGAACGCTAA